A single genomic interval of Syntrophobotulus glycolicus DSM 8271 harbors:
- a CDS encoding MalY/PatB family protein, with the protein MNYDFDEKINRRGTGSVKWDTYGNEYIPMFIADMDFKPSPQIVAALKDRTAHEVYGYTRPDRLLYETIANWFYQTYHYVLEESWIRLLPGIVPALAVAAHIAPGKAAANTPNYPMLLQGPVRAGKELILSPLKETNDYYEMDFADLEQRLTSDTDIFYLCNPHNPVGRVYQKDELAGLSRFAQDNDLLVIADEIHCELVFDRPHIPFLTVDEYAKQHSITLMSPSKTYNIPGLGMAFAIIPNPDLRKKFAQISYALPHPGFFGLEACKAAYGNSGQWRDELVAYLQSNRDYLEEELTQRFPKAKFTHVEGTYLQWIDFRPYGIKDPHGRLLHEAKIALSDGRDFGLDGYVRLNFGCRRELLAEALQRIGSVIQ; encoded by the coding sequence ATGAATTATGATTTTGATGAGAAAATCAACAGGAGAGGAACCGGCAGCGTCAAATGGGATACCTATGGGAACGAATATATCCCGATGTTCATTGCCGATATGGATTTCAAACCATCACCCCAGATCGTCGCTGCCCTGAAAGACAGGACGGCGCACGAGGTCTATGGTTATACCAGGCCGGACCGCCTGTTGTACGAAACCATCGCGAACTGGTTTTATCAGACTTATCATTATGTTTTGGAGGAGTCCTGGATCAGGCTTCTTCCGGGTATTGTCCCGGCTTTGGCCGTTGCCGCTCATATCGCGCCCGGCAAGGCCGCCGCCAATACGCCGAATTACCCGATGCTGCTGCAAGGTCCCGTCCGGGCCGGCAAAGAGCTGATTTTATCTCCTCTGAAAGAAACGAACGACTATTATGAAATGGACTTCGCTGATTTAGAGCAGCGCCTTACTTCCGATACGGATATTTTTTACCTCTGCAATCCGCACAATCCGGTCGGCAGGGTTTATCAAAAAGACGAGCTTGCCGGGCTCAGCCGTTTTGCCCAGGACAATGACCTGCTTGTCATTGCCGACGAAATCCACTGCGAGCTTGTTTTTGACAGGCCGCATATTCCGTTCCTGACCGTGGATGAATATGCCAAGCAGCACTCCATAACCTTGATGAGCCCCAGCAAAACCTATAACATACCGGGATTGGGGATGGCCTTTGCCATCATTCCCAACCCGGATTTAAGGAAAAAATTTGCCCAAATCAGCTACGCTCTGCCCCACCCCGGATTTTTCGGCCTGGAAGCCTGCAAAGCAGCTTACGGAAATTCCGGGCAATGGAGGGACGAACTCGTCGCTTACCTGCAGAGCAACCGGGACTATCTGGAAGAAGAACTCACGCAGCGTTTTCCCAAGGCCAAATTCACCCATGTTGAAGGAACCTACCTGCAATGGATTGATTTCAGGCCGTATGGGATCAAAGATCCCCATGGCCGGCTGCTTCACGAAGCGAAGATCGCCTTAAGCGACGGCCGCGATTTTGGCCTTGACGGTTATGTCCGCCTGAATTTTGGCTGCCGGAGAGAACTTCTGGCAGAAGCCCTGCAGAGGATTGGTTCGGTAATTCAATAA
- a CDS encoding HAD family hydrolase, whose amino-acid sequence MVKAVIFDMDGVIIDSEPIHFVSDQMTLQDYGVEITNEELSKYVGISNPVMWSELREKYGLAAAVEELLAKQMYYKKLLFGGRELQCIEGIESLLRNLKHSGLKIGLASSSPREFIEIIINNLGLAGYFEAVVSGEEVERSKPAPDVFLRAAELLKVNPSDCMVIEDSEHGVKAAKAAGMKCIGYLNTNSGQQDLRLADKMVSSLKDIDFADSLS is encoded by the coding sequence ATGGTGAAAGCGGTTATTTTTGATATGGATGGCGTTATCATTGACAGTGAGCCCATTCACTTTGTATCAGATCAGATGACGCTGCAGGATTATGGCGTTGAGATAACGAATGAGGAATTAAGCAAATATGTCGGCATCTCAAATCCCGTTATGTGGTCGGAACTGCGTGAAAAGTACGGCCTTGCGGCGGCTGTCGAAGAACTTTTGGCAAAGCAGATGTACTATAAGAAATTATTATTTGGCGGCAGGGAATTACAGTGTATTGAGGGGATAGAAAGTCTTTTAAGAAATTTAAAACATTCCGGCCTGAAAATAGGATTGGCTTCTTCATCACCCAGAGAGTTTATCGAAATCATCATAAACAACCTTGGACTTGCCGGATATTTTGAAGCAGTTGTGAGTGGAGAAGAAGTTGAGAGAAGTAAGCCGGCGCCCGACGTATTTCTAAGAGCGGCGGAATTGCTGAAGGTAAATCCGTCGGATTGTATGGTGATAGAGGATTCGGAGCATGGTGTAAAGGCGGCGAAGGCGGCTGGAATGAAATGTATTGGGTACTTGAATACAAATTCTGGACAGCAGGATTTAAGGTTAGCGGACAAGATGGTAAGTTCGCTCAAAGACATTGACTTTGCGGACAGCCTTTCATAG
- a CDS encoding class I SAM-dependent methyltransferase — protein MYYLLQLDKGAKVLDIGCGMGNYTAALNHKGLSMTGLDISSAKYPISLIIYWTKYGEDWLWTSGPRPFGGG, from the coding sequence TTGTATTATCTCCTGCAACTGGATAAAGGAGCCAAAGTTTTGGATATCGGCTGCGGAATGGGAAATTATACAGCGGCGCTGAATCATAAGGGGTTATCCATGACGGGATTGGACATTTCGTCCGCCAAATATCCTATCAGTCTGATTATTTATTGGACTAAATACGGCGAGGATTGGCTCTGGACATCGGGACCCCGCCCATTTGGAGGAGGATAA
- a CDS encoding RNA polymerase sigma factor gives MFIIFLSALSDSERDLVNQIFKEYNMKLYHISFSILHSQQDAEDALAQAFLKIIDHIDRIKKIPRHEMLPFCVMIVKNTSIDIHRKNSKTVSMESIAEIQEFSADTTEEVFFRNHDRELLLKLIKKLSSEDRYLLELRLGEGMSYKEIGAIMNITEITARKRLQRALEKLQKLYLEEGDLNA, from the coding sequence TTGTTTATTATATTTTTAAGTGCCCTATCCGATAGCGAAAGGGACTTGGTGAATCAGATTTTTAAAGAATACAATATGAAGCTATATCACATATCCTTCAGCATCCTTCATTCACAACAAGATGCTGAAGATGCGTTAGCGCAGGCTTTTCTCAAAATTATAGATCATATTGACCGAATAAAAAAAATACCACGTCACGAAATGCTGCCTTTCTGCGTTATGATAGTAAAAAATACGTCCATTGATATTCATCGTAAGAATAGTAAAACGGTTTCTATGGAATCTATCGCTGAGATACAAGAATTTTCTGCTGATACCACCGAGGAAGTTTTCTTTAGAAATCATGACAGAGAATTGTTGCTTAAACTGATTAAAAAACTATCATCTGAAGACAGATATTTACTTGAATTAAGATTAGGAGAGGGCATGTCATACAAAGAGATTGGAGCGATAATGAATATAACCGAAATTACTGCCCGGAAACGACTTCAAAGGGCTTTGGAAAAACTGCAAAAATTATACTTAGAAGAGGGAGATCTCAATGCATAA
- a CDS encoding D-cysteine desulfhydrase family protein: MIKIPEKITLANLPTKIEKLERLSPKLGGPNIYIKRDDQTGTEVSGNKIRKLEFAVKEALDQGCDVLITCGGSQSNHCRATAAAAARIGIKSVLVLRGSSNEESDGNLFINRLLGAQIRFITPEEYRNKRAEIMEKIKAELEEQGRRPYIIPEGASNGIGSFGYYTAMAEIVRQEKELGVHFDRIVIAAGSGGTYSGLFLASKTLGYTGQIYGINVCDDAEYFKNQIDKIVRESMQYINVDLQFSKDEIHMIDGYVGQGYALSRPEEMHFIHEFARLEGIILDPVYTGKAMYGLAEEIKKGNFKTCENILFIHTGGAFGLFPKKHLFTLPQV; the protein is encoded by the coding sequence ATGATCAAAATTCCTGAAAAAATAACGTTGGCAAACCTGCCAACAAAAATAGAAAAGTTGGAAAGACTTTCGCCAAAACTGGGAGGACCAAATATCTATATCAAAAGAGACGATCAAACGGGAACGGAGGTTTCCGGCAATAAAATAAGAAAGCTGGAATTTGCGGTCAAAGAAGCGCTTGATCAAGGCTGTGATGTGCTCATTACCTGCGGGGGAAGCCAGTCCAATCACTGCAGAGCTACGGCAGCGGCAGCGGCAAGGATTGGCATAAAATCAGTTCTCGTTCTAAGGGGAAGCAGCAATGAAGAATCAGATGGCAACTTGTTTATCAACAGGCTTTTGGGCGCGCAAATCCGCTTTATTACTCCGGAAGAATATCGAAATAAACGGGCCGAAATCATGGAGAAAATCAAGGCTGAACTGGAGGAGCAGGGCCGCAGGCCTTATATTATTCCGGAAGGCGCGTCTAATGGAATCGGCAGCTTTGGATACTATACTGCCATGGCAGAAATTGTTCGCCAGGAAAAGGAACTGGGCGTACATTTTGATAGAATTGTAATCGCGGCAGGGTCCGGCGGTACTTATTCCGGGCTTTTCCTGGCAAGCAAAACACTGGGGTACACCGGTCAAATTTATGGGATTAATGTTTGCGATGACGCCGAATACTTCAAAAATCAGATTGATAAAATAGTGCGGGAAAGTATGCAATATATCAATGTGGATTTACAGTTTTCAAAAGATGAAATTCACATGATTGATGGCTATGTGGGTCAGGGATATGCACTGAGCAGGCCGGAGGAGATGCACTTTATTCATGAATTTGCCAGACTGGAAGGAATTATTCTGGACCCTGTATATACGGGTAAAGCAATGTATGGATTGGCAGAGGAAATCAAAAAGGGAAACTTTAAAACCTGTGAAAACATCCTGTTCATTCATACCGGAGGAGCGTTTGGCTTGTTCCCCAAAAAACATTTATTTACACTTCCCCAGGTGTAA
- a CDS encoding DUF4367 domain-containing protein, translated as MHNDAVFLKSTFQQSIIEQSDEAESRFEVDGIDINELTEKILLLPEYMRSLLFMKYIFYFDPNVAEEILSIRHAKQKLRYAESLLAYSLRLSDNQCVERTCMEQAVRQALNREISNEDTSIITLKPHYSNKFRNQLKGIKAAQRYSNHLTLKRVGIAIIAVIISFAMTITANAELRMRCFDWLVETFPLFSQFGPANAIESSPSDFERLKNMELNYIPSGFMLIDTFEADPMVVYRYEDSNGKVLTINVSVPTGSPILANTEDTQINEVILNEQIAYWWEKDSFFYFIWQENGFEINIVGQVSYEEILKISKNIQT; from the coding sequence ATGCATAACGACGCTGTGTTTTTAAAATCAACGTTTCAGCAATCCATCATAGAACAGAGCGATGAGGCTGAGAGCAGATTTGAGGTTGACGGAATAGATATTAACGAATTGACGGAAAAAATTCTACTGCTGCCAGAATACATGAGGTCTCTTTTGTTTATGAAGTATATTTTTTATTTTGATCCTAATGTAGCTGAGGAGATATTATCTATTCGCCATGCAAAGCAAAAGTTAAGGTATGCCGAATCCCTTTTGGCCTATTCACTAAGATTGTCTGATAACCAGTGTGTCGAAAGGACATGTATGGAGCAGGCAGTTCGTCAAGCGTTAAACAGAGAGATATCGAATGAGGATACAAGCATTATTACTTTAAAACCTCATTACTCTAACAAATTCAGGAATCAGTTAAAGGGGATAAAAGCAGCACAAAGATATAGTAATCATCTAACCCTAAAGCGTGTGGGCATAGCAATCATTGCCGTCATCATTAGTTTTGCGATGACGATCACAGCAAACGCGGAACTTAGAATGAGGTGTTTTGACTGGCTGGTGGAAACGTTCCCCCTATTCAGTCAATTTGGTCCCGCAAATGCAATTGAGTCAAGCCCATCGGATTTTGAGAGGCTTAAAAATATGGAATTAAACTATATACCCAGCGGATTTATGCTTATTGATACATTTGAAGCTGACCCAATGGTAGTATATCGTTACGAAGACTCGAATGGAAAAGTCCTGACGATCAACGTCAGTGTACCTACAGGTTCCCCTATTCTGGCCAATACTGAGGACACTCAAATTAATGAAGTAATTCTCAATGAACAAATTGCCTATTGGTGGGAAAAAGACAGTTTTTTCTATTTTATATGGCAGGAAAATGGTTTTGAAATAAACATAGTTGGACAAGTGAGTTATGAAGAAATACTTAAAATTTCTAAAAATATACAAACGTGA
- a CDS encoding MarR family winged helix-turn-helix transcriptional regulator: protein MESIGRYSAAIYRLSQSIFNHKLKELGISSGQYDFFLVIARNEGISQKELGDRLYVEKSTTAKAVKHLLNKGYIHKKQIENDKRYFALYLTEKGIQASVAVQAVFSEILDIFSSNIPEETIEQTIVVLKQVIGNLQEEKRKDISE, encoded by the coding sequence TTGGAGAGCATCGGCAGGTACAGTGCGGCGATCTACCGGCTCAGTCAGAGCATATTCAACCATAAGCTGAAGGAGCTGGGGATCAGCAGCGGACAGTATGATTTTTTTCTCGTGATCGCCCGCAATGAGGGGATCAGCCAAAAGGAGCTCGGAGACAGGCTCTATGTGGAGAAATCAACGACGGCCAAGGCGGTCAAGCATCTCCTGAACAAAGGCTACATTCATAAAAAGCAGATCGAAAACGATAAGCGGTATTTTGCGCTGTATCTGACAGAAAAGGGTATTCAAGCCTCGGTGGCTGTTCAAGCGGTCTTTTCGGAAATCCTGGACATCTTTTCCAGCAATATTCCGGAAGAGACGATCGAACAAACGATCGTGGTATTGAAACAAGTGATCGGCAACTTGCAGGAAGAAAAAAGGAAAGACATCAGTGAATAA
- a CDS encoding HD domain-containing protein, protein MNPQRFHQQIEFLAEIDKVKRIDRNTVLMDASRKENDAEHSWHMAVAVMLLLEYFDEKALNLGKVFKMVLLHDIVEIDAGDVFAYGNADYSEKAEREKKAAKRIFGLLPQEQCKEFLSIWNEYEECVSGEAKFAQALDSFMPILHNYRTKGLQWRKLGVTSDKVLARNRCYPQSRP, encoded by the coding sequence ATGAATCCCCAACGATTTCATCAACAAATTGAGTTTTTGGCAGAAATAGATAAAGTAAAACGTATTGATCGAAATACGGTTCTTATGGATGCATCGAGAAAGGAGAATGACGCGGAGCATAGCTGGCACATGGCGGTGGCGGTGATGTTATTATTGGAGTACTTTGATGAGAAGGCGCTGAATTTAGGCAAAGTGTTTAAAATGGTTCTCCTGCATGACATTGTTGAAATAGATGCGGGAGATGTCTTTGCTTATGGGAACGCTGATTATTCAGAGAAAGCGGAAAGAGAGAAAAAGGCAGCTAAGAGGATTTTTGGCTTATTGCCGCAGGAGCAATGTAAAGAATTTTTGAGCATATGGAACGAATATGAAGAATGTGTCAGCGGGGAAGCAAAGTTTGCTCAGGCCTTAGACAGTTTTATGCCGATCTTACATAATTACCGGACCAAAGGGTTGCAGTGGCGGAAACTGGGTGTGACAAGCGATAAGGTGCTGGCTCGAAACCGATGTTACCCGCAAAGCCGACCCTGA
- a CDS encoding NUDIX hydrolase, producing the protein MDVKQIFAAYDDHSNNGLERFSYCPGCGGKCAVQMDAGRERAVCSACGRIQYRNPAPAVSVLIVAEDKVLLGKRAPGSFMEGKWCLPCGFIEFDEDFITAGRREAKEETGLNIQVRSVISVCSNYLVPDLHTLVIVLLAGVVSGEACPGDDLDALQWVKLSGPWPPLAFAADRHIIERYHKTHPEGLPVETIL; encoded by the coding sequence GTGGACGTCAAACAAATTTTTGCAGCTTATGATGATCACAGCAATAACGGTTTAGAGCGTTTCAGCTACTGTCCCGGCTGCGGCGGGAAATGCGCCGTGCAAATGGATGCGGGCAGAGAGAGGGCGGTCTGTTCCGCGTGCGGGCGCATTCAATACAGAAATCCTGCCCCGGCTGTTTCCGTGTTGATTGTCGCGGAAGATAAGGTGCTTTTGGGGAAAAGGGCGCCGGGTAGCTTTATGGAGGGAAAATGGTGCCTGCCCTGCGGATTTATAGAGTTTGACGAAGATTTTATTACAGCCGGCAGGCGGGAAGCAAAGGAAGAGACTGGGCTGAATATCCAAGTCCGGTCAGTGATCAGTGTCTGCTCAAATTATTTGGTGCCTGACCTGCATACCCTTGTTATCGTCTTACTAGCCGGCGTAGTGAGCGGCGAGGCCTGCCCGGGGGATGACCTGGACGCTTTGCAATGGGTTAAGCTGTCGGGACCTTGGCCGCCGCTGGCTTTTGCCGCGGACAGGCACATTATTGAGAGGTACCATAAAACACATCCGGAAGGGCTGCCTGTTGAGACGATACTTTAA
- the ligD gene encoding DNA ligase D, with protein MDRKLNDYNEKRNFARTTEPEGAREMAREGLRFVVQHHLARRDHYDFRLEWDGALLSWAVPKGPSYNTRDKRLAVQVEDHPLEYRNFEGTIPKGEYGGGVVMLWDEGYWEPDGNVDDGLRAGMLKFVLKGRRLKGKWALVRLKKKAGETKDNWLLLKEKDQYAKTGDEVSQFATSIRTGRTMKEIEEGEDEKITPNPFGSTGVQLAKLVRMVPEGEDWLYELKYDGYRIVAYMEGGSARLLTRNGRDYTARFPDVASSLSDWAGGRAMILDGEMAVTDAAGRTDFQALQNYLNNAQAQSLTYIIFDLLALDGADLRGHRLLDRKGTLEALLKDAPENLYYSRHVSGNGRESFAAACAAGLEGIIGKKADSLYSGTRNGDWIKLKCEQRQEFVIGGYTLSAKKTSGVSSLLLGVYEGQGLVYAGRAGTGLSEAGRRELAEKFAGRERTEPPFRLPPKARANEKITWLEPELVAEIKFAEWTKDDLLRQASFKGLRTDKKPEEIKREKTDGERQPPPSAKETERAMEANTNSIMIEGIKITNPDKVIFTDPETTKGDVVRYYAQVAERMLPYVSRRVLSIVRCPKGIAQTCFYKKHPGPGSKGIVTIPVTNSDGETEEYFYIENTSGLIAEAQMGTLEFHTWGSRADELEKPDLMVFDLDPDEGMDLSRVRQGVRDMKDLLTELSLRAYLKTSGGKGYHVVVPLKPSVSWDRFYDFARRVAEVMEQKWPDRYTSNVRKAKRAGKIFIDWMRNGRGATSIAPYSLRAREGTRVSMPIAWEELDTVAPDSVNMAEALRRIGGNDPWQGFFRNGQQLK; from the coding sequence ATGGATAGAAAGCTGAACGACTACAACGAAAAAAGGAATTTTGCCAGGACCACGGAACCGGAAGGGGCAAGAGAAATGGCCCGGGAAGGCTTAAGGTTTGTCGTCCAGCACCATCTGGCCCGCAGGGATCACTATGATTTCCGCCTGGAATGGGACGGAGCTCTCTTGAGCTGGGCCGTGCCCAAGGGACCTTCCTATAATACCCGGGATAAGAGGCTGGCCGTCCAGGTGGAGGACCATCCCCTGGAATACAGGAACTTTGAGGGGACGATTCCCAAAGGGGAATATGGCGGCGGAGTCGTCATGCTCTGGGATGAAGGGTACTGGGAACCGGATGGGAATGTGGACGACGGGCTCCGCGCAGGGATGCTGAAGTTTGTGCTCAAAGGACGGAGGCTGAAGGGAAAGTGGGCTTTGGTGCGCTTGAAAAAGAAAGCGGGCGAGACCAAGGATAACTGGCTGCTGCTGAAAGAAAAAGATCAGTATGCCAAAACCGGCGACGAGGTTTCCCAGTTTGCCACCAGCATCAGAACCGGACGCACCATGAAGGAAATCGAAGAAGGGGAGGACGAAAAGATCACCCCAAACCCCTTCGGCAGTACCGGCGTGCAGCTGGCCAAATTAGTGCGGATGGTTCCTGAAGGGGAGGATTGGCTCTATGAGCTGAAATACGACGGCTACAGGATAGTGGCGTATATGGAGGGCGGCAGCGCCCGCCTTCTGACCAGGAATGGCCGGGATTATACGGCGCGGTTTCCGGATGTCGCCTCTTCCCTTAGCGATTGGGCCGGAGGAAGGGCCATGATTCTGGACGGCGAAATGGCCGTCACGGATGCAGCGGGCAGGACAGATTTTCAGGCGCTCCAGAACTATCTGAACAATGCTCAGGCCCAAAGCCTGACCTATATCATCTTTGATCTCCTGGCCCTGGATGGGGCGGACCTCCGGGGACACCGCCTGCTTGACCGGAAGGGAACCCTGGAAGCGTTGCTGAAGGATGCCCCTGAAAACCTCTACTACAGCCGGCATGTGAGCGGAAACGGCAGGGAAAGCTTCGCTGCGGCCTGTGCCGCAGGTCTGGAAGGAATCATCGGCAAAAAAGCGGATTCCCTCTACAGCGGAACCAGAAACGGGGACTGGATCAAGCTGAAATGCGAGCAACGGCAGGAATTTGTGATCGGGGGCTATACCCTTTCCGCGAAAAAGACGAGCGGGGTCAGCTCCCTGCTCCTGGGGGTTTACGAAGGTCAGGGATTGGTCTATGCCGGCCGGGCCGGCACGGGCTTAAGTGAAGCGGGCCGGAGAGAGCTTGCGGAAAAATTTGCGGGCAGAGAGAGAACGGAGCCTCCTTTCCGGCTTCCGCCCAAGGCCAGGGCAAACGAGAAAATCACCTGGCTGGAGCCTGAGCTGGTCGCGGAAATCAAATTTGCCGAATGGACCAAGGATGATCTGTTAAGGCAGGCCAGCTTCAAAGGCCTGCGGACGGACAAGAAGCCTGAGGAGATCAAAAGGGAAAAAACGGATGGGGAAAGACAGCCCCCGCCGTCCGCCAAAGAAACGGAGAGAGCCATGGAAGCAAACACCAACAGCATCATGATCGAAGGAATCAAGATCACAAATCCGGACAAGGTAATCTTTACCGACCCTGAAACCACCAAAGGGGATGTGGTCCGGTACTACGCCCAGGTGGCGGAGCGCATGCTGCCTTATGTGAGCCGCAGGGTGCTCAGCATCGTCCGCTGCCCTAAGGGCATCGCCCAGACCTGCTTTTATAAAAAGCATCCCGGCCCCGGCAGCAAGGGAATCGTCACCATCCCGGTCACCAACAGCGACGGAGAAACCGAGGAATATTTTTATATAGAGAACACCTCCGGACTGATTGCTGAAGCCCAAATGGGCACCCTGGAATTTCATACCTGGGGAAGCCGGGCGGACGAGCTGGAAAAGCCTGATCTGATGGTTTTTGATCTGGACCCGGATGAAGGAATGGATCTGAGCAGGGTGCGCCAGGGTGTGCGGGATATGAAAGATCTTCTCACCGAGCTTTCCTTGCGGGCCTACCTGAAAACCAGCGGCGGCAAGGGGTATCATGTGGTCGTCCCGCTAAAGCCCTCTGTTTCCTGGGACCGGTTTTACGATTTTGCCAGGCGGGTTGCCGAAGTGATGGAGCAGAAATGGCCTGACCGTTACACCAGCAATGTGAGAAAGGCCAAGCGCGCGGGCAAGATCTTTATCGACTGGATGCGCAACGGCAGAGGGGCGACCAGTATTGCCCCCTATTCCCTGAGAGCGAGGGAAGGGACCAGAGTGTCCATGCCCATTGCCTGGGAGGAGCTGGATACGGTGGCTCCGGACAGTGTCAATATGGCGGAGGCGCTGCGGCGGATCGGCGGCAATGACCCCTGGCAGGGTTTCTTCCGGAACGGGCAGCAGCTGAAATGA
- a CDS encoding S66 peptidase family protein, with the protein MKALRLQKNDKIGIISPSNPITKDLIPQLNKGIDFFQSLGFEIILAKNALSNTLGYSATPEEKAEDINGMFKDPSIKAIVCSQGGATANACLPLLDWEAIRKNPKIFLGISDITVLLNVFYAKIGLITFHGNDVIWGFGSEPTPYDAHEFIERLINGRIGLINNNGERATIRGGVCEGKLLGGNLGCLLKLAGTPYLPDFKESILFLESYGFSPEESYCNFVQLEQMGVFDKVKGIIVGYIYDEYSDQRSVQLEDVLERTTSKYQFPILKVNDFGHNCPNTIIPVGVKIKLNSDKKTIEIIEECVTC; encoded by the coding sequence GTGAAAGCGTTACGATTACAGAAGAATGATAAGATAGGAATCATATCGCCATCCAATCCAATAACAAAAGATTTAATTCCTCAATTAAATAAAGGCATCGATTTTTTTCAGAGCCTGGGGTTTGAAATTATATTGGCAAAAAATGCTTTATCCAACACGTTAGGATACTCCGCAACTCCGGAAGAAAAGGCGGAAGATATTAATGGAATGTTTAAAGATCCCTCGATAAAAGCCATTGTATGTTCTCAAGGCGGTGCAACAGCAAATGCCTGCTTGCCATTATTGGATTGGGAAGCGATCAGAAAAAACCCAAAAATATTTTTAGGAATTAGCGATATCACGGTTTTATTAAACGTATTCTATGCAAAAATCGGATTAATCACATTTCATGGCAATGACGTAATATGGGGTTTTGGAAGCGAACCCACACCTTATGATGCGCATGAGTTTATCGAACGGTTGATCAACGGCAGGATTGGTTTGATAAACAATAACGGCGAAAGAGCAACCATCCGCGGCGGCGTTTGTGAAGGAAAATTATTGGGCGGAAATTTAGGCTGCTTATTAAAATTAGCGGGTACCCCGTATCTTCCTGATTTTAAAGAATCGATATTATTTTTAGAGAGCTATGGATTTTCTCCTGAAGAAAGTTATTGTAATTTTGTTCAATTAGAACAAATGGGTGTATTTGATAAAGTGAAAGGAATTATTGTTGGCTACATCTATGATGAATATTCAGATCAAAGAAGTGTTCAGCTGGAGGATGTTTTAGAAAGGACCACTTCAAAATATCAATTTCCAATTCTTAAAGTCAATGATTTTGGACATAATTGTCCGAATACTATTATTCCTGTGGGAGTAAAAATAAAGCTTAATTCAGATAAGAAGACCATAGAAATCATAGAAGAATGTGTAACGTGTTGA
- a CDS encoding uroporphyrinogen decarboxylase family protein: MSMTPRQVLQAVTSFKEPDRLPISISALSILQHREGYTQESFLRLPPQEQAEFAYQATRTYGGDMLQVGLGGTLAVKALGGKVKFRAHGPADVTEPLIENISDLDKIDLDRVKEDEHYQNALEVARHTLRLAGDEYPVSVGSWGLYTQAGLLYGAEKLMRGSIRDKAAIRALLDFTFELLKATTGEIVDMGASVGSLADPTASGDMISRELFAELALPYLRKVYDWYRSKGLLTSLHICGNINDRIGLIPETGVNILSIDYKVDIGRAAKLLKGKTVIGGNADPVAVIMQSDAEAVRKAYLEIIERVGNAPYIVMAGCGIPSRTPLENIQAMVDIAHHTVPKYS; this comes from the coding sequence ATGAGCATGACGCCCAGGCAAGTTCTTCAGGCGGTTACGAGCTTCAAGGAACCTGACCGCCTGCCGATCTCAATTTCCGCGCTGAGCATTCTCCAGCACCGGGAGGGTTATACGCAGGAGAGCTTCCTGCGGCTGCCCCCGCAGGAGCAGGCCGAATTCGCATATCAGGCAACGCGGACATACGGAGGAGACATGCTGCAAGTCGGACTTGGCGGTACGCTGGCGGTAAAGGCGCTCGGCGGCAAGGTCAAATTCCGCGCTCACGGTCCGGCAGATGTCACGGAGCCGCTGATCGAAAATATCTCCGATCTTGACAAGATCGACCTTGACCGCGTAAAAGAGGATGAGCATTACCAAAACGCCCTGGAGGTAGCAAGGCACACTTTGCGGCTGGCAGGGGATGAATACCCGGTCTCGGTCGGTTCCTGGGGGCTTTACACGCAGGCCGGCCTGCTTTATGGCGCGGAAAAGCTGATGCGGGGGAGCATCCGCGACAAAGCGGCCATCCGGGCCCTGCTGGATTTCACTTTTGAGCTGCTTAAAGCCACGACCGGTGAAATCGTGGACATGGGAGCGAGCGTCGGTAGCCTGGCGGACCCGACAGCCTCCGGGGACATGATCTCCCGCGAGCTTTTTGCAGAGCTTGCCCTTCCTTATTTGAGGAAGGTGTATGACTGGTACCGTTCGAAGGGCCTTCTGACCTCGCTGCACATCTGCGGCAATATCAACGACCGGATCGGCCTGATCCCGGAAACGGGGGTGAATATCCTGTCGATTGACTATAAGGTTGACATCGGGCGGGCGGCAAAGCTCCTGAAGGGTAAGACGGTGATCGGCGGCAACGCCGATCCTGTCGCGGTCATTATGCAGAGCGACGCCGAAGCTGTCCGCAAAGCCTATCTTGAGATCATCGAAAGGGTTGGAAACGCTCCGTACATCGTAATGGCGGGGTGCGGCATCCCTTCCCGTACTCCGCTGGAAAATATTCAGGCAATGGTCGATATTGCTCATCACACCGTGCCGAAATACAGTTGA